One Streptosporangium sp. NBC_01495 DNA window includes the following coding sequences:
- a CDS encoding SIR2 family NAD-dependent protein deacylase yields MGEAEWERLLDQLNSGDCTPFLGSGACVGTLPTGTALSRDMARRWDYPFADDHDLPRVTQFAVMRYGDSVYVKRRICDELDAGGAPNFLDPLEPHALLASFPLPVYLTTNYDDFILRSLEAVGKRPNVAICPWNKGLAYAEDLFSSEAGWNPRPEAPLIYHLHGNLQDPASIVLAEDDYLEFLTNLAVDGVAGGQRMLPTSILAALTRRPLLFIGYSLQDWTFRVLFHGLLKAVPGINRRRHVSVQLAPSLASTKADVLEVQRQLARYYEDWRISIFWGTAEEFCRELRRRMGPVP; encoded by the coding sequence ATGGGGGAGGCCGAGTGGGAGCGCCTGCTCGACCAGTTGAACAGCGGAGACTGCACGCCCTTCCTGGGGTCCGGGGCGTGCGTGGGGACTCTGCCGACGGGGACGGCGCTGAGCCGCGACATGGCGCGCCGCTGGGACTACCCCTTCGCCGACGACCACGACCTTCCCCGGGTCACGCAGTTCGCGGTGATGAGATATGGGGACTCCGTATATGTGAAGAGGCGCATCTGCGACGAGCTCGACGCCGGGGGTGCGCCCAACTTCCTCGACCCCCTCGAACCGCACGCCCTGCTGGCGAGCTTTCCCCTTCCGGTGTATCTGACGACGAACTACGACGACTTCATCCTGCGCTCGCTTGAAGCGGTGGGGAAAAGGCCGAATGTGGCCATTTGTCCGTGGAACAAAGGGCTGGCCTACGCGGAGGATCTGTTCAGCAGCGAGGCGGGCTGGAATCCCAGGCCCGAGGCCCCGCTCATCTACCACCTGCACGGCAACCTGCAGGATCCGGCGTCGATCGTGCTGGCCGAGGACGACTATCTGGAGTTTCTCACCAACCTCGCGGTGGACGGCGTCGCGGGCGGCCAGCGAATGCTGCCGACCTCCATTCTCGCGGCGCTGACCAGAAGACCCCTGTTGTTCATCGGATACAGCCTGCAGGACTGGACGTTTCGCGTGCTCTTCCACGGGCTGTTGAAAGCCGTTCCCGGAATCAACCGCCGCAGGCACGTGAGCGTCCAGCTCGCCCCCTCGCTCGCCAGCACGAAGGCGGACGTGCTGGAGGTCCAGCGCCAGCTGGCCAGATACTACGAAGACTGGCGGATCTCCATCTTCTGGGGGACGGCGGAGGAGTTCTGCCGTGAGCTGCGCCGGCGGATGGGACCGGTGCCGTGA
- a CDS encoding tetratricopeptide repeat protein yields the protein MTPDVTPDRGRPDAADQPYVGLRAFRREDGSKFFGRDRESCEVSDLWQAGRLTVLYGPSGVGKTSLIQAGVLPLLDAGRTDVLPIGRVSHGSPFPSAALSRHNPHVFALLSSWSPSETPTRLAGLTIREFLSRRPPRQDPYGDPVLTLAAIDQAEELFGDFAHRQPYREWFISQLVEALDDDPNLRLLVSIREDHLASILPHEPKLAGMARNRFSLTALGPAAAVRATEGPLEGTGRSFAPGAARGLVDDLRMIRVGRALGGEEVVADAKAVEPVQLQVVCSAMWRSLPEDVRVISSDHVRRFANADRSLTDFSERMIAEVAHDHFGDDVAELRSWLRRCFITELGTREVVYQGETVTAGMPNAVVRALVDRHILREDIKAGTRWCELSHERLIQPILQNDHVVVRAESRSFPDDYLRAAELSFRDGEFALAAKQAEEALARCGGNTRMRAEIESFLGNVAHRREDFEKAVSHYRNAAVHFETLGATSAVGGLLAGIGRLRLAQGRSSVAVRELYSAIRRVPNDLNIETELAWALWYDGHPDAARDVLNDVLGREGNITEALRARGEILAGLGRAEAALRDLDRVRPLQWPSTRAAHALALAFLGRFPEAEREIRAVLAEAGDHGPVLLYAARVHALAGDAASAADLVLRARAARAPSLPAHLAAEATRLLATL from the coding sequence GTGACCCCCGACGTGACCCCCGACCGCGGCCGGCCGGACGCGGCCGACCAGCCGTACGTCGGCCTGCGGGCCTTCCGTCGCGAGGACGGCTCCAAGTTCTTCGGCCGCGACAGGGAGTCCTGCGAGGTCTCCGACCTGTGGCAGGCCGGGCGCCTGACCGTGCTGTACGGGCCGTCCGGCGTGGGCAAGACCTCGCTCATCCAGGCCGGGGTGCTCCCGCTGCTGGACGCGGGCAGGACCGACGTCCTCCCGATAGGGCGGGTGTCGCACGGCTCGCCCTTCCCGTCCGCGGCGCTCTCGCGGCACAACCCGCACGTGTTCGCGCTGCTGTCGTCGTGGTCCCCCTCGGAGACGCCAACCCGGCTGGCCGGGCTGACGATCCGCGAGTTCCTGAGCCGGCGCCCGCCGCGCCAGGATCCGTACGGCGACCCGGTCCTCACCCTGGCCGCGATCGACCAGGCGGAGGAGCTCTTCGGCGACTTCGCCCACCGCCAGCCGTACCGGGAGTGGTTCATCAGCCAGCTCGTCGAGGCGCTGGACGACGATCCGAACCTGCGGCTCCTCGTCTCGATCAGGGAGGACCACCTCGCCTCGATCCTTCCCCACGAGCCGAAACTGGCGGGCATGGCCAGAAACCGGTTCTCGCTGACCGCCCTCGGCCCGGCCGCCGCGGTCCGGGCGACCGAGGGGCCGCTGGAGGGGACGGGCCGCTCGTTCGCCCCCGGCGCGGCGCGGGGGCTGGTGGACGACCTGCGCATGATCAGGGTCGGCAGGGCGCTCGGCGGCGAGGAGGTCGTCGCCGACGCCAAGGCGGTCGAGCCCGTCCAACTGCAGGTCGTGTGCTCGGCCATGTGGCGCTCGCTGCCCGAGGACGTGCGGGTCATCTCCTCCGACCACGTCCGCAGGTTCGCCAACGCCGACCGGTCGCTCACCGACTTCTCCGAGCGGATGATCGCCGAGGTGGCCCACGACCACTTCGGAGACGACGTCGCCGAGCTCAGGAGCTGGCTGCGCCGCTGCTTCATCACCGAGCTCGGCACCCGCGAGGTCGTCTACCAGGGGGAGACCGTCACCGCCGGCATGCCGAACGCGGTGGTCAGGGCGCTGGTCGACCGCCACATCCTGCGCGAGGACATCAAGGCCGGCACGCGATGGTGCGAGTTGTCGCACGAGCGCCTCATCCAGCCGATCCTGCAGAACGACCACGTCGTCGTGCGGGCCGAGAGCCGGTCCTTCCCCGACGACTACCTGCGGGCCGCCGAGCTCTCCTTCCGCGACGGGGAGTTCGCGCTGGCCGCGAAGCAGGCCGAGGAGGCGCTGGCGCGGTGCGGGGGCAACACCAGGATGCGCGCGGAGATCGAGTCCTTCCTCGGCAACGTCGCGCACCGGCGGGAGGACTTCGAGAAGGCCGTCTCCCACTACCGCAACGCCGCGGTCCACTTCGAGACGCTGGGGGCGACCTCGGCCGTCGGCGGCCTTCTCGCCGGGATCGGCAGGCTGCGGCTGGCCCAGGGACGCTCCTCGGTCGCGGTCCGGGAGCTGTACTCGGCGATACGCCGGGTGCCCAACGACCTGAACATCGAGACCGAGCTCGCCTGGGCGCTCTGGTACGACGGTCACCCCGACGCGGCGCGCGACGTCCTCAACGACGTCCTGGGCAGGGAGGGGAACATCACCGAGGCGTTGCGAGCGCGGGGCGAGATCCTCGCCGGGCTCGGCCGGGCGGAGGCGGCGCTGCGCGACCTCGACCGGGTCCGGCCGCTGCAGTGGCCGTCCACCCGGGCCGCCCACGCTCTCGCGCTGGCCTTCCTGGGGCGTTTCCCCGAGGCGGAACGGGAGATCAGGGCGGTGCTGGCCGAGGCGGGAGATCACGGTCCGGTGCTGTTGTACGCCGCCCGGGTTCACGCCCTGGCCGGTGACGCCGCGTCGGCGGCCGATCTGGTCCTGAGGGCGAGGGCGGCGAGAGCACCCAGCCTGCCTGCCCATCTCGCGGCCGAAGCGACTCGGCTGCTCGCCACGTTGTGA